Genomic DNA from Abyssisolibacter fermentans:
TGCCATCATTAATAGTAGCCAATTGTTTTCTTATATAAGAATTATTAATTCTTTCATTTTTAACAATTTTCTTCTTTAGTTCTTCTAATACGGTATTTGTAACGCCTACATGCTTTATTTTTTTCTTCTTTGGTCTATCAAGCTTTCTTAAATCTCCATCACATATCAAAATATATTCTTTATCTAGCTTTTGTAAAACCACAAAGCACCTTCCGCTATCTCTTCCTCTTTTAGATATCACAACTTGACCAATTGTTATATCATCAGTTGTTTCCACTAATTTCACCTCGCGATAGTGTTAATAATTCTGGTTCTCCATCTGTAATAGCTATAGTGTTTTCATAATGAGCTGATAATTTACCATCTACTGTGACAACTGTCCAGTTATCTTCAAGTACTCTAACATGGAATGAGCCAGCATTTACCATTGGCTCAATTGCCAACACCATGCCTTTCTTTAATCTTGGACCTTTTCCTGGAGGTCCAAAATGTGGTATTTGAGGGTCTTCATGTAGCTCTTGACCAACACCATGACCTACATAATCTCTTACCACTGAAAAACCGTTAGCTTCCACATACTTTTGTATTGCATGTGATATATCAGATAATCTATATCCTACTTTAGCATATTTTAATCCCTCAAAAAAACTTCTCTCAGTAACATTTATAAGTTTTAAAGCCTCATCTGATACATTACCAACTGCATGTGTTCTAGCCGCATCCCCATAATATCCATCAATTAACGATCCTATGTCTATACTTATAATATCGCCATCTTTTAACTTTCTTAACCCTGGTATTCCATGTACTACTTCATTATTTATTGAAGTACATATAGTTGAAGGATAACCATTATAATCTTTAAATGCAGGCTCTGCACCAAGTTTTCTAATGAATTTCTCTGCAACTTCATCTAGTTCTTTTGTAGTAACTCCTGGCTTAATAAAGCTTTTAAGATATTCATGAGTCTGTGCTACAATAGCTCCAGCTTTTTTGAGCTTCTGTATCTCTCTATCGCTTTTTAAAATTATCATTACTATTCGCCCCCTAGGGCTTTTAAAATATCTTCATAAACCTTATCTATATCTTGCTTTCCATCGATATTTACTATCTTATCTTGCTTTTCATAATAATTAATCAATGGCTGTGTTTTATTCAGATATTCTTCGATTCTTTTTGTAACGGTCTCTTCATTATCATCTTTTCTTTGATATAATTCGCCACCGCACTCATCACAAACACCTTCTGTTTTTGAAGGATTGAATATTAAATGGTAAGTCCCGCCGCATTCTTTACATATACGGCGTCCGACTGCCCTTTTAATTAATTCATCCTTAGAAACTTCAATATTAATTACTTTATCTAAATTATATTTTAAATTTTTTAACTCAATATCTAAAGCATCTGCTTGTGCAACGGTTCTTGGAAAACCGTCTAATAAAAATCCTTTTTTGCAATCATCCTGAACTAATCTGTCCTTTACTATTGCAACCACAAGCTCATCTGGTACCAAAAGGCCTTTATTCATGTACTCTTTTGCTTTAATTCCAAGCTCTGTACCTTCTTTAATATTTTTTCTGAAAATATCACCAGTTGAAATATGTGGTATATTATATTTTTTTACTATACCTGAAGCTTGGGTTCCTTTCCCAGCTCCAGGTGGTCCTAGTAATATTAACCTCAAAACGATCATCTCCTATGGAGTATTCAAGCTATTATTTCAAAAATCCTTTATAATGTCTCATTTGCATCTGTGCTTCTATTTGCTTAACAGTTTCTAAGGCAACACCAACAACAATTAGTAATGATGTTCCACTAAAGCTAAGCGTAATACCTGATTGGGTATTAACTAGTAGTGGTATTGTAGCTATTAGAGCAAGAGCAACCGCCCCAATAAAGGTAATTCTGTTTAACACCTTGCTTAAAAACTCTGATGTTGGTTTTCCTGGTCTAATTCCTGGAATAAATCCTCCGTACTGTTTAAGATTATTAGAATACTCTACTGGATTAAACTGTATCATAGTGTAGAAATAAGTGAATCCTAGTATTAAAATAAAGTTTAATAAACTGTAAATCCATATTCCTACAGTACCTCTTATAGTAAAGTATTCAGTAACAAAATTAGCAAATCCTGAGTTAGGCCAGAACATTGTTAATGTTGGTAGAAACTGAAGTATAGAAGTTGAGAATATTACAGGAATAACTCCTGCCATTAATACCTTTAATGGTATGTGTGTACTTTGTCCTCCATACATTTTTCTTCCAACTACTCTTTTTGCATACTGTACTGGTATTCTTCTTTGTCCTTCTTGTATACCAACCACACCTGTTACAACAGCAAGTAATAACGCTACAAATAGTATTAAAGCTATTATACTAATACCACCTGTTACATAAAGAGTTGAAACAGTATATATATCTTGTGGTATTTTTGTAACTATACCAGCAAAGATTATTAATGATATACCATTACCAATACCTTTATCAGTTATTTGTTCACCTAACCACATTAAGAATGCAGTTCCAGCTGTTAATACTAATATTACTGTGAATTTACCTAAAAATGTGTTGTTTGTTAGCGCATTTCTAAATAATCCCAATGTTAAACCTACTGCTTGAATCAATGCAAATACAACTGTACCATATCTAGTATACTGTGCAATTTTCTTTCTGCCTGCTTCCCCTTCTTTAGCTAATCTTTCTAAGCTAGGTATAGCTATCGTTAGAAGCTGAAAAATTATTGATGATGTAATATATGGATAAACTCCTAATGCAAAAATTGTAAATCTCTTGAATGCTCCACCTGACATTAAGTTGAAAAGCTCCAAAACTGAGCCAGAATCAGTATTAAACAAATTAGCAATAAGCTTCTTGTCAATAAATGGAGCCGGAATATTAGCACCTAATCTAAAAATAAATAACATCGCTAATGTAAATAGCATTCTTTTTCTTAAATCTGGTATTTTCCAAGCATTTCTTAGAGTTGATATCATCTACTAAATCACCTCTACCTTTCCCCCAGTAGCTTCAATTTTTTCTAATGCACTTTTACTAAACTTTTGGGCTTTTATTGTTAATTTTTTGTTTAATTCACCATTACCTAACACTTTCACACCATCTTCAAGTTTCTTTAGTATTCCAGTTTCAAGTAATAGCTCTGGAGTAACTTCTGTATTATCTTCAAATCTATTTAAGTCACTAATATTGACAATAACATACTTTTTAGCAAAAATGTTCTTAAAGCCTCTTTTTGGAAGTCTTCTTGCTAAAGGCATTTGACCACCTTCAAACCCAGGTCTTACCCCACCACCTGATCTTGATTTCTGGCCATCTTGACCTCTACCAGCTGTTTTACCTTGACCAGTTGCGGTACCTCTACCTAATCTTTTTCGATTTTTTGTAGTCCCTGGATTAGGTTTTAATTGATGTAGTTTCATAGCAGCTGCACCTCCTTTATGTTCATATCGAAAATTATTCTACTATTTCAACCATGTGGTTTACTTTTTTAATCATTCCTCTAATCTGAGCATTATCTTCATGTTCAACAATCTGTCCTATCTTCTTTAGACCTAATGCTTCAATAGTTCTTTTTTGCTTTTCTATTCTTCCAATTTTGCTTCTAGTTAATTTTACTTTAATAGTAGCCAAGGTATTTCCCCCCTAACTCATGATCTCTTCTACAGATTTTCCTCTAAGTTTTGCAACTTCTTCTGCAGTTTTTAGCTCTGCTAAACCGTTAATAACGGCATTTAGCATGTTTCTTGGATTGTTTGATCCTAATGATTTAGTTCTAATATCTTTTACTCCCGCAAGCTCAAGTATAGCACGTACTGGACCTCCTGCAATTACTCCTGTACCTTCTGGAGCAGGTTTTAATAATACGCTACCTGATCCAAAATTTCCAATTATTTCGTGAGGAATTGTAGTTCCAAGTAAAGGTATTTTTATAACGTGTTTTTTAGCATTTTGTATAGCTTTTCTTATAGCATCTGGAATCTCTATAGCTTTAGCCATTCCAACTCCAACATAACCATTTTCATCTCCAACAACTACTAAAGCACTAAATCTAAAGTTTCTACCACCTTTAACAACTTTAGTAACACGATTTATATTAACAACCTGCTCTTTTAAGTCTAATTGGCTTGCATCTATTAATTCACGGCGCATCTATTTCCCTCCTTTTTAAAATCGAAGTCCTGCTTCTCTTGCACCATCTGCAAGTTCCTTAACTCTTCCATGGTATAAATAGCCGCCTCTATCAAATACTACAGCTTCTATTCCTTTTTCTTTTGCTCTTTCTCCTACTATCTTACCAATAATTCTTGCTGCTTCTTTGTTTCCTGTGCCATTAACTTTTTCTGCAACTTCTTTATCTAAAGTAGATGCAGAAACTATAGTTTTACCTGTTTTATCATCTATAACCTGTGCATAAATATGTTTTAGGCTTCTAAATACATTAAGTCTTGGTCTCTCAGGAGTTCCTATTGCCTTGC
This window encodes:
- a CDS encoding KOW domain-containing RNA-binding protein: MKLVETTDDITIGQVVISKRGRDSGRCFVVLQKLDKEYILICDGDLRKLDRPKKKKIKHVGVTNTVLEELKKKIVKNERINNSYIRKQLATINDGR
- the map gene encoding type I methionyl aminopeptidase, with amino-acid sequence MIILKSDREIQKLKKAGAIVAQTHEYLKSFIKPGVTTKELDEVAEKFIRKLGAEPAFKDYNGYPSTICTSINNEVVHGIPGLRKLKDGDIISIDIGSLIDGYYGDAARTHAVGNVSDEALKLINVTERSFFEGLKYAKVGYRLSDISHAIQKYVEANGFSVVRDYVGHGVGQELHEDPQIPHFGPPGKGPRLKKGMVLAIEPMVNAGSFHVRVLEDNWTVVTVDGKLSAHYENTIAITDGEPELLTLSRGEISGNN
- a CDS encoding adenylate kinase codes for the protein MRLILLGPPGAGKGTQASGIVKKYNIPHISTGDIFRKNIKEGTELGIKAKEYMNKGLLVPDELVVAIVKDRLVQDDCKKGFLLDGFPRTVAQADALDIELKNLKYNLDKVINIEVSKDELIKRAVGRRICKECGGTYHLIFNPSKTEGVCDECGGELYQRKDDNEETVTKRIEEYLNKTQPLINYYEKQDKIVNIDGKQDIDKVYEDILKALGGE
- the secY gene encoding preprotein translocase subunit SecY, whose protein sequence is MISTLRNAWKIPDLRKRMLFTLAMLFIFRLGANIPAPFIDKKLIANLFNTDSGSVLELFNLMSGGAFKRFTIFALGVYPYITSSIIFQLLTIAIPSLERLAKEGEAGRKKIAQYTRYGTVVFALIQAVGLTLGLFRNALTNNTFLGKFTVILVLTAGTAFLMWLGEQITDKGIGNGISLIIFAGIVTKIPQDIYTVSTLYVTGGISIIALILFVALLLAVVTGVVGIQEGQRRIPVQYAKRVVGRKMYGGQSTHIPLKVLMAGVIPVIFSTSILQFLPTLTMFWPNSGFANFVTEYFTIRGTVGIWIYSLLNFILILGFTYFYTMIQFNPVEYSNNLKQYGGFIPGIRPGKPTSEFLSKVLNRITFIGAVALALIATIPLLVNTQSGITLSFSGTSLLIVVGVALETVKQIEAQMQMRHYKGFLK
- the rplO gene encoding 50S ribosomal protein L15, with translation MKLHQLKPNPGTTKNRKRLGRGTATGQGKTAGRGQDGQKSRSGGGVRPGFEGGQMPLARRLPKRGFKNIFAKKYVIVNISDLNRFEDNTEVTPELLLETGILKKLEDGVKVLGNGELNKKLTIKAQKFSKSALEKIEATGGKVEVI
- the rpmD gene encoding 50S ribosomal protein L30, with protein sequence MATIKVKLTRSKIGRIEKQKRTIEALGLKKIGQIVEHEDNAQIRGMIKKVNHMVEIVE
- the rpsE gene encoding 30S ribosomal protein S5 — protein: MRRELIDASQLDLKEQVVNINRVTKVVKGGRNFRFSALVVVGDENGYVGVGMAKAIEIPDAIRKAIQNAKKHVIKIPLLGTTIPHEIIGNFGSGSVLLKPAPEGTGVIAGGPVRAILELAGVKDIRTKSLGSNNPRNMLNAVINGLAELKTAEEVAKLRGKSVEEIMS
- the rplR gene encoding 50S ribosomal protein L18; translation: MLKKVNKNEKRKKRHLRSKAIGTPERPRLNVFRSLKHIYAQVIDDKTGKTIVSASTLDKEVAEKVNGTGNKEAARIIGKIVGERAKEKGIEAVVFDRGGYLYHGRVKELADGAREAGLRF